One region of Streptomyces sp. CG4 genomic DNA includes:
- a CDS encoding MFS transporter, with product MTPPRPAPGTSSSLAWQTASLPLRRRWAATLVVCLGLFLLGLDLTVLNVALPSLEDDLRPGVTALHWIVDGYALVLGGTVLTTGALTDRIGRRRAFVTGLAVCGTASALGALAPAPWQVIASRCVLGAGAALLMPATLALICHLFPEPQLRRRAIAVWTAVGGVGGLAGPVVGGWLVEHFSWRAAFWLNLPIAVIAITLALWLVPEVRSTRCEPVDVPGALLAAAGLLALVAAIIESPQLGWSSPPVLTGYGLAALLLSAFLLYEHRCRHPLLPLTLLRHPRIGMNAATLALMSFSLLGALFVMTLYLQGVLGYTPWQAGQHTLPLPAALAVGAAASQPVAGRMGEKRAVLSGLALVASAFTVLATTSSTSGYGHLVLFQILAGLGAGVAFSPATAAVMGAVPHHSAGLGSAINDATRQVGAALGVAVQGSVLATAYTTHARNNLADAGLSVPVRTAATDNILTAAATLPRLPAPQQTRLAAAVTDAFITGMTRTALIAAAVILATAVAVSYGYPARRARAVRQGR from the coding sequence ATGACTCCACCCCGGCCCGCACCCGGCACATCCTCTTCGCTCGCATGGCAGACCGCATCGCTCCCGCTCCGTCGCCGCTGGGCTGCCACCCTCGTGGTCTGCCTGGGGCTCTTCCTGCTGGGCCTCGACCTGACCGTCCTCAATGTCGCCCTGCCCAGCCTGGAGGACGACCTCCGGCCCGGCGTCACCGCACTGCACTGGATCGTCGACGGCTACGCGCTGGTCCTGGGCGGCACGGTGCTGACGACCGGAGCTCTCACCGACCGCATCGGCCGCAGACGCGCCTTCGTCACCGGCCTCGCGGTCTGCGGCACCGCATCCGCCCTCGGCGCCCTCGCCCCGGCACCCTGGCAGGTCATCGCCTCGCGATGCGTCCTGGGCGCCGGAGCCGCCCTGCTCATGCCTGCCACCCTCGCCCTGATCTGCCACCTCTTCCCCGAACCGCAATTACGGCGCCGAGCCATCGCCGTGTGGACGGCCGTCGGTGGGGTCGGCGGCCTGGCCGGCCCGGTCGTCGGCGGCTGGCTGGTCGAACACTTCTCCTGGCGCGCCGCGTTCTGGCTCAACCTCCCCATCGCCGTCATCGCCATCACCCTGGCACTCTGGCTCGTTCCCGAGGTGCGCAGCACCCGGTGCGAACCCGTCGACGTGCCCGGGGCACTGCTGGCCGCTGCCGGCCTGCTGGCCCTGGTCGCCGCCATCATCGAAAGCCCTCAACTCGGCTGGAGCAGCCCGCCGGTTCTCACCGGATACGGTCTCGCCGCCCTCCTGCTGTCGGCCTTCCTCCTGTACGAGCACCGGTGCCGCCACCCCCTGTTGCCGCTCACCCTGCTGCGCCACCCCCGCATCGGCATGAACGCCGCCACGCTGGCACTGATGTCCTTCAGCCTGCTGGGTGCCCTGTTCGTGATGACGCTCTATCTGCAAGGCGTGCTCGGCTACACCCCCTGGCAGGCCGGACAGCACACGCTCCCCCTTCCGGCCGCTCTGGCTGTCGGCGCCGCAGCGTCCCAGCCCGTGGCCGGCCGCATGGGCGAGAAACGGGCCGTGCTCTCGGGCCTCGCCCTGGTCGCCTCCGCCTTCACCGTCCTCGCCACCACCAGCAGCACGTCCGGCTACGGCCACCTAGTCCTCTTCCAGATCCTGGCGGGACTGGGGGCGGGAGTGGCGTTCTCCCCGGCAACGGCGGCCGTCATGGGAGCCGTTCCCCACCACAGCGCAGGGCTCGGTTCCGCGATCAACGACGCGACCCGGCAGGTCGGGGCAGCACTGGGAGTCGCCGTACAAGGGTCTGTCCTGGCCACCGCCTACACCACCCACGCCCGGAACAACCTTGCTGACGCCGGGCTTTCAGTCCCCGTCCGCACCGCGGCCACCGACAACATCCTCACCGCGGCAGCCACCCTGCCCCGGCTCCCCGCCCCTCAGCAGACCCGCCTGGCCGCAGCCGTCACGGATGCCTTCATCACCGGCATGACGCGCACGGCTCTTATCGCCGCTGCGGTAATTCTGGCCACCGCGGTGGCCGTTTCGTACGGGTACCCGGCCCGCAGGGCCAGGGCAGTCAGGCAGGGCCGTTGA
- a CDS encoding oxidoreductase — protein sequence MTSPDSPVWFITGCSSGLGRALAGAVLERGWRAVVTARDAGKAVDVVAGHEERALALALDVTDSQQIAKAVAQAQAAFGRIDVLVNNAGYGYLAAIEEGEDDEVRALFDTNVFGLVNTTRAVLPGMRARRAGHIVNMSSLGGLVGFGATGYYHATKFAVEGLSESLAAEVSPLGIKVTIVEPAAFRTNWSGPSMRQSATTIDDYAPTAGTRRTSTLATYGHQPGDPARAAQAVIHAVTAEKPPLRLLLGKAAYDIATTKLDSLKTTFDSWREVTLSADFPPEHSAS from the coding sequence ATGACCTCCCCTGATTCCCCTGTCTGGTTCATCACCGGCTGCTCCTCCGGCCTGGGCAGGGCACTGGCCGGTGCCGTGCTGGAGCGCGGCTGGCGTGCGGTGGTCACCGCCCGGGATGCCGGCAAGGCCGTCGACGTGGTCGCCGGGCACGAGGAACGCGCCCTCGCCCTGGCGCTGGACGTCACCGACTCCCAGCAGATCGCGAAGGCGGTCGCACAGGCGCAGGCCGCCTTCGGACGGATCGACGTACTGGTCAACAACGCCGGCTACGGCTACCTCGCCGCCATCGAGGAAGGCGAGGACGACGAGGTTCGCGCCCTGTTCGACACCAACGTCTTCGGCCTGGTCAACACCACCAGGGCTGTCCTGCCGGGCATGCGCGCCCGTCGCGCAGGCCACATCGTGAACATGTCCTCACTCGGAGGCCTGGTCGGCTTCGGCGCCACCGGCTACTACCACGCCACCAAGTTCGCCGTGGAAGGTCTTTCCGAGTCACTCGCCGCCGAGGTCTCCCCCTTGGGCATCAAGGTGACGATCGTCGAACCCGCCGCATTCCGCACCAACTGGTCCGGGCCCTCCATGCGCCAGTCCGCCACCACCATCGACGACTACGCCCCCACCGCGGGCACGCGGCGCACCAGCACCCTGGCCACCTACGGCCACCAGCCCGGGGATCCGGCACGCGCCGCCCAAGCCGTCATCCACGCCGTCACAGCCGAAAAGCCTCCGCTGCGCCTGCTGCTCGGCAAGGCCGCATACGACATCGCCACCACCAAGCTCGACTCCCTCAAAACCACCTTCGACAGCTGGCGGGAAGTGACTCTCAGCGCAGACTTCCCCCCAGAGCACTCCGCAAGCTGA
- a CDS encoding helix-turn-helix domain-containing protein — translation MFETSDFDLAPYAGFDMDRFVRRTFCSWQDAGWRSLLVQRFTHAREAEDLPLPAVSDLHLVLCTSGDTEMRVHAGGKATPRRWVAGRLELMIPGHSTVRSYRATSVMHTVQVHIPRATVERTTAELGGPAPDFEALSASLGAGDALVEHVVRALPAVKDANDVYAESAAAFLTTHLLTQGRDQRIPGPERAAVRQGIAVMRERLAHPLTLADLAAEVHLSVYHFIRVFREATGETPHRYLTRLRIEQARRLLDGTSLTIGQIAGRCGFSSPGSLSSAFLAHVGVRPSAYRNISSTGGQSGACPGPTAPS, via the coding sequence GTGTTCGAGACGTCCGACTTCGATCTGGCGCCGTACGCCGGTTTCGACATGGACAGGTTCGTCCGGCGCACCTTCTGCAGTTGGCAGGACGCCGGCTGGCGGTCGTTGCTGGTGCAGCGCTTCACCCACGCACGGGAGGCGGAGGATCTTCCGCTACCGGCGGTGTCCGACCTGCATCTCGTACTCTGCACGAGCGGAGATACGGAGATGCGGGTCCACGCCGGCGGGAAGGCAACCCCGCGACGTTGGGTCGCCGGCCGCCTGGAACTCATGATCCCCGGCCACTCGACCGTACGCAGCTACCGCGCGACATCTGTGATGCATACCGTCCAGGTGCACATTCCGCGGGCGACCGTTGAGCGGACCACAGCCGAACTGGGAGGCCCAGCACCGGACTTCGAAGCGCTGTCCGCCAGCCTGGGCGCGGGCGACGCGCTGGTCGAACACGTCGTACGCGCGCTGCCGGCTGTCAAGGACGCGAACGACGTGTACGCGGAATCGGCCGCGGCCTTTCTCACGACGCATCTGCTGACTCAAGGCCGAGACCAGCGCATCCCGGGGCCCGAGCGCGCGGCCGTCCGCCAGGGCATCGCGGTCATGCGAGAGCGTCTGGCCCATCCGCTGACCCTCGCCGACCTCGCCGCCGAAGTGCACTTGAGCGTCTACCACTTCATCCGCGTGTTCCGCGAAGCCACCGGTGAGACACCGCATCGGTACCTCACCCGGCTGCGGATCGAGCAGGCGCGGCGGTTGCTCGACGGCACCAGCCTCACCATCGGGCAGATCGCCGGACGCTGCGGCTTCTCCAGCCCCGGCAGCCTGTCCTCGGCCTTCCTGGCGCACGTCGGTGTCCGGCCGTCGGCGTACCGCAATATTTCGTCGACGGGTGGGCAATCCGGCGCATGTCCCGGGCCGACCGCACCGTCCTAA
- a CDS encoding FAD-dependent monooxygenase codes for MHDVVIVGAGPVGLFLACELGLAGCSVLVLEREPGPHSPFKAEPLGMRGLSAASVEAFYRRGMLHQVLSASGVHDDPGADPDADEPSPPRHGGHFAGMVLDPAKVDVAALPYRLSSPASQGVLTYLESVEAVLSEQASKLGVAIRYGVAVSAIAQNDESVVALAGGHEYAARWLVGCDGGRSTVRGLAGFEFVGTGPQFTGYSMHATVADPEKLRPGFNLTPTGMYLQPPNNGQIGMMDFDGGAFDRSRPPTRDHLQAVLRRVSGTDVTLSEVHLVSTFTDRAMQTTTYRRGRVLLAGDAAHIHSPLGGQGLNTGIGDAMNLGWKLAATVRGYAPDGLLDTYTSERRPIAERVLDWSRAQVAAMRPDPHAQAIQGVIRDLIGTRDGTTYVFERLSGSSIRYDLGSKHPLVGRNAPELRLENGTRLGDLMQDGRGVALDFSTDRCLRGSAMGWASRMRYAAGPARNDLGLGAVLVRPDGVVAWAGDRTPDREAFEQAARHWFGVPEIYG; via the coding sequence GTGCATGACGTAGTGATCGTGGGCGCTGGCCCGGTTGGTCTGTTCCTTGCCTGCGAGCTTGGCCTCGCGGGCTGCTCCGTCCTGGTGCTCGAGCGCGAGCCGGGACCCCACTCCCCGTTCAAGGCGGAGCCGCTCGGGATGCGGGGCCTGTCGGCCGCGTCGGTCGAGGCGTTCTATCGCCGCGGGATGCTGCACCAGGTTCTGTCGGCGTCGGGCGTCCACGACGATCCCGGCGCGGACCCCGACGCGGACGAGCCGTCACCTCCTCGTCACGGTGGCCACTTCGCCGGCATGGTGCTCGATCCGGCCAAGGTCGACGTAGCCGCCCTGCCGTACCGGCTTTCCAGCCCGGCATCGCAGGGCGTGTTGACCTACCTCGAATCGGTCGAGGCGGTGCTGTCCGAGCAGGCGTCCAAGCTCGGCGTGGCAATCAGGTACGGCGTCGCGGTCTCAGCCATCGCCCAGAACGACGAGAGCGTCGTCGCGCTGGCCGGCGGGCACGAGTACGCGGCGCGCTGGCTCGTCGGCTGCGATGGGGGACGCAGTACTGTGCGCGGGCTCGCGGGCTTTGAATTCGTCGGCACCGGGCCGCAGTTCACCGGATACAGCATGCACGCCACCGTCGCCGATCCGGAGAAGCTGCGCCCCGGGTTCAATCTGACGCCGACGGGTATGTACCTCCAGCCTCCCAACAATGGGCAGATCGGCATGATGGATTTCGACGGCGGCGCGTTCGATCGCTCGCGGCCGCCGACTCGCGACCATCTCCAGGCGGTTCTGCGCCGTGTGTCCGGCACCGACGTGACGCTGAGCGAAGTTCATCTCGTGTCGACCTTCACCGATCGGGCGATGCAGACGACGACCTACCGGCGGGGACGCGTCCTGCTCGCGGGCGACGCCGCTCACATCCACTCCCCCCTTGGCGGGCAGGGACTCAACACCGGCATCGGCGACGCCATGAACCTGGGTTGGAAGCTCGCGGCGACGGTGCGCGGGTACGCGCCCGACGGGCTTCTCGACACCTACACCAGCGAGCGCCGTCCGATCGCCGAAAGGGTGCTCGACTGGTCGCGCGCCCAGGTGGCAGCCATGCGACCGGACCCGCATGCCCAGGCGATCCAAGGAGTGATTCGCGACCTGATCGGGACCCGTGACGGAACGACCTATGTGTTCGAGCGGCTGTCGGGATCGTCGATCCGTTACGACCTGGGCAGCAAGCATCCACTGGTCGGCCGCAACGCCCCGGAGCTTCGCCTCGAAAACGGCACTCGCCTCGGCGACCTCATGCAGGACGGACGGGGCGTCGCTCTCGATTTCAGCACCGATCGATGCCTGCGCGGTTCGGCGATGGGCTGGGCGAGTCGGATGCGGTATGCAGCCGGTCCGGCGAGAAACGACCTCGGATTGGGTGCCGTGCTTGTCCGACCCGACGGCGTAGTCGCCTGGGCAGGAGATCGCACTCCTGATCGTGAAGCATTTGAACAGGCCGCCCGCCACTGGTTCGGTGTTCCGGAAATATATGGGTAG
- a CDS encoding cyclopropane-fatty-acyl-phospholipid synthase family protein, which translates to MGDDKATRAADAARAYYNSADVDGFYTSVWGGEDIHTGIYEHPDEPVARATRRTDAWMAGRVADLLGPGRTIIDLGSGYGGAARHLARTFGCHVLALNISDVQNRRHRELNARNGLDTLIDVVDGSFDDVPASDGKFDVVWSQEALVHSSDRAHMLSEAVRVLAPGGALVLTDVMAADDTHEDALRPVCERLHVTNLATPGFVCGQLAGLGLGQVHFDDLSENLLPHYARLRDEVQRSGEGLTGVIGEEYLDRLRTNLPLWVHACESGLLAWGIFHGRQ; encoded by the coding sequence ATGGGCGATGACAAGGCCACGCGTGCAGCGGATGCGGCCCGGGCCTACTACAACTCCGCCGACGTCGACGGCTTCTACACCTCCGTATGGGGCGGTGAAGACATCCACACCGGCATCTACGAGCACCCCGACGAGCCAGTGGCGCGGGCAACCCGGCGGACCGACGCCTGGATGGCCGGCCGGGTGGCCGACCTTCTCGGGCCCGGCCGGACGATCATCGACCTCGGCTCGGGCTACGGCGGCGCGGCACGCCACCTCGCCCGGACCTTCGGCTGCCACGTCCTCGCGCTCAACATCAGCGACGTGCAGAACCGGCGGCACCGCGAGCTCAACGCCCGTAACGGACTCGACACACTCATCGATGTCGTCGACGGATCCTTCGACGACGTCCCAGCGTCCGACGGGAAGTTCGACGTCGTCTGGTCCCAGGAAGCCCTTGTCCACAGCAGCGACCGGGCGCACATGCTCTCGGAGGCGGTACGCGTCCTCGCCCCCGGCGGTGCCCTGGTCCTCACCGACGTCATGGCCGCCGACGACACCCACGAGGACGCGCTGCGCCCGGTGTGTGAGCGCCTCCACGTCACCAACCTCGCCACGCCGGGCTTCGTGTGCGGACAACTCGCCGGCCTCGGACTGGGGCAGGTCCACTTCGATGACTTGAGCGAGAACCTCCTCCCGCACTACGCCCGCCTCCGCGATGAAGTGCAGCGCAGCGGCGAGGGACTCACCGGCGTCATCGGTGAGGAGTACCTGGACCGGCTGCGGACCAATCTTCCCCTGTGGGTTCACGCTTGCGAGAGCGGCCTTCTCGCCTGGGGAATCTTTCACGGCCGCCAGTGA
- a CDS encoding RICIN domain-containing protein: protein MTALLLACAGFDVATGTAAAAADDNTVATWNMNQNPDDWEGAYNMARTTNVVALQEVPIRVPAGAYRQPDVNGVEHYLWVRGQDHGPLRHLYILRPGGHQRNLGMITTWEPEDVRNLSSVNRPALAVLRRPDNIMFAAVHAESGSGNDVGALLRRIEFAAARSNVGRWAAIGDFNREPDTLDQLDNLPAYMHIYNPGDPTHRTNGSEYDYMVANFTTDRWQATVDSNRASDHWPVYFGALRAAAGPTPFSIEPHNSHLLLRVNSNTPANGTHVYQSRDNYDLDGRWILRDMNRTTPLGQEVYRIQSATPSHLCLDVDHGQQSHVDDYLNISVCHGDNGQPYPGGYLRDTQNFTLDHPNPRFPNLTMLRDNGTGMYASILGDSADDGAGVVQDFYRSSHWPYPTDSEAFYLHPTPTTIP, encoded by the coding sequence GTGACAGCTTTACTCCTGGCCTGCGCGGGCTTTGACGTCGCCACCGGCACCGCGGCGGCTGCCGCGGACGACAACACCGTGGCGACGTGGAACATGAACCAGAACCCCGACGACTGGGAGGGCGCCTACAACATGGCGCGCACCACGAACGTGGTCGCCCTCCAGGAAGTCCCCATCCGCGTGCCGGCCGGCGCCTACCGCCAGCCTGACGTCAACGGTGTCGAGCACTACCTGTGGGTCAGGGGCCAGGACCATGGGCCGCTGCGCCACCTGTACATCCTGCGCCCCGGCGGCCATCAGCGGAACCTCGGGATGATCACCACGTGGGAGCCCGAAGACGTCCGCAACCTCAGCAGCGTCAACCGGCCCGCGCTCGCCGTCCTCCGCCGCCCCGACAACATCATGTTCGCCGCCGTGCACGCCGAGTCCGGCAGCGGCAACGACGTCGGGGCCCTGCTGCGGCGTATCGAGTTCGCGGCGGCCCGCAGCAACGTCGGCCGGTGGGCGGCGATCGGGGACTTCAACCGGGAGCCGGACACCCTCGACCAGCTCGACAACCTGCCCGCCTACATGCACATCTACAACCCGGGCGACCCCACGCACCGCACCAACGGCAGTGAATACGACTACATGGTCGCCAACTTCACCACCGACCGGTGGCAGGCGACCGTGGACTCCAACCGGGCCAGCGACCACTGGCCGGTCTACTTCGGCGCCCTGCGCGCCGCGGCCGGCCCCACCCCATTCTCCATCGAGCCGCACAACAGCCACCTGCTGCTGCGGGTGAACAGCAACACCCCAGCCAACGGCACACACGTCTACCAGTCCCGGGACAACTACGACCTCGACGGCCGCTGGATCCTGCGCGACATGAACCGCACCACCCCGCTCGGGCAGGAGGTGTACCGCATCCAGAGCGCCACGCCCAGTCACCTGTGCCTGGACGTCGACCATGGCCAGCAGTCCCACGTCGACGACTACCTCAACATCTCGGTGTGCCACGGCGACAACGGCCAGCCCTACCCCGGCGGATACCTGCGCGACACCCAGAACTTCACCCTGGACCACCCCAACCCGCGCTTCCCGAACCTGACCATGCTCCGCGACAACGGAACCGGCATGTACGCCAGCATCCTGGGCGACTCCGCTGACGACGGCGCAGGCGTCGTCCAGGACTTCTACCGCTCCAGTCACTGGCCCTACCCCACCGACAGCGAAGCCTTCTACCTCCACCCCACCCCCACCACCATTCCCTGA
- a CDS encoding helix-turn-helix domain-containing protein produces the protein MLDGTSLTIGQIAGRCGFSGPGSLSSAFLAHVGVRPSAYRKISSTGGQSGACPGPTPLS, from the coding sequence TTGCTCGACGGCACCAGCCTCACCATCGGGCAGATCGCCGGACGCTGCGGCTTCTCCGGCCCCGGCAGCCTGTCCTCGGCCTTCCTGGCACACGTCGGTGTCCGGCCGTCGGCGTACCGCAAGATTTCGTCGACGGGTGGGCAATCCGGCGCATGTCCCGGGCCGACCCCACTGTCCTAG
- a CDS encoding SRPBCC family protein has translation MPYSYVVTAHSSANPDAVFTVLVHTATWPSWSPIDAVEIEGGDPERPQQVGDTRVFRTGRATSRERIVELVADQRFGYENVSGPFRSYRGTVELTEVPRGGTSITWSAVFEPKLRLSGPFWRWYLTRFMRRMVDGLAVYAEAGTDRKPRVS, from the coding sequence GTGCCCTACTCCTATGTCGTGACCGCGCATTCGTCGGCGAACCCCGACGCCGTCTTCACGGTTCTCGTTCATACGGCCACCTGGCCGTCGTGGTCGCCGATCGATGCCGTCGAGATCGAGGGCGGCGATCCCGAACGCCCCCAGCAGGTCGGTGACACACGAGTGTTCCGTACCGGCCGGGCGACCTCCCGTGAGCGCATCGTCGAGCTGGTCGCGGACCAGCGGTTCGGATACGAGAACGTGAGCGGTCCGTTCCGGTCGTATCGGGGAACCGTCGAACTCACCGAGGTGCCGCGGGGTGGCACCAGCATCACCTGGTCGGCCGTCTTCGAGCCGAAGCTGCGTCTTTCGGGGCCGTTCTGGCGGTGGTACCTGACACGCTTCATGCGGCGGATGGTCGATGGCCTGGCCGTATACGCCGAGGCCGGGACGGACCGCAAGCCACGGGTGAGTTGA
- a CDS encoding helix-turn-helix transcriptional regulator, whose protein sequence is MHAKRLSEFLRARRARVHPEDHGMPAGARRTPGLRREEIAVLAGVSTDYYVRLEQGRDHNPSPQVLRALAAALRLNDEEATYLRALVDPPRRGQPQPVQEYAGPQLVSLLDAWADTPALVYGRYIDLLAVNPLGEALFTWLGGETSLITAMFLNPAAKGFYRDWADVALGCVAALRAANPDPDDQRLQELVGELSVRSPDFARMWARHEVRAKTASTKRFRHPLVGDLTLGFETFSVNSAPGQHLVVYRAETGSVAEQALALLGSLALTEFQDVQDEGHIPHDLP, encoded by the coding sequence ATGCACGCGAAACGGCTGAGTGAGTTCCTGCGGGCCCGGCGCGCACGGGTGCACCCCGAGGACCACGGGATGCCTGCGGGGGCGCGCCGTACTCCCGGTCTGCGACGCGAGGAGATCGCGGTCCTCGCCGGGGTGAGCACGGACTACTACGTGCGGCTGGAGCAGGGACGCGATCACAATCCGTCGCCCCAGGTCCTGAGGGCCTTGGCGGCTGCCCTGCGATTGAACGACGAGGAAGCCACCTACCTGCGTGCGCTGGTCGATCCGCCGCGCCGCGGGCAGCCCCAGCCCGTCCAGGAGTACGCCGGCCCGCAGTTGGTGTCCTTGCTGGACGCCTGGGCGGACACACCGGCCCTGGTCTACGGCAGGTACATCGACCTGCTCGCCGTCAATCCCCTGGGCGAGGCGCTGTTCACCTGGCTCGGAGGTGAGACCAGTCTGATCACAGCAATGTTCCTCAACCCTGCCGCCAAGGGCTTCTACCGTGACTGGGCCGACGTCGCGCTGGGGTGCGTAGCCGCACTGCGGGCCGCCAACCCCGACCCGGACGACCAGCGGCTGCAGGAACTGGTGGGCGAACTTTCGGTGCGAAGTCCCGACTTCGCCCGCATGTGGGCACGCCACGAGGTACGGGCCAAGACGGCCTCGACCAAGCGCTTCCGCCATCCGCTGGTCGGCGACCTCACCCTGGGCTTCGAGACCTTCTCCGTCAACAGCGCCCCTGGCCAGCACCTTGTCGTCTACCGCGCCGAAACCGGCAGCGTCGCCGAACAGGCGCTGGCCTTGCTGGGCAGCCTCGCTCTCACCGAATTCCAAGACGTTCAAGACGAAGGGCACATCCCGCATGACCTCCCCTGA